The Alicyclobacillus macrosporangiidus CPP55 genome segment TGCCGGACCCGCCTGCTCGGCCAGCACAACGTCCTCAACATCGTCGGTGCGGCGCTGCTGGCGCGGCGGATGGGACTGACCTTGGAGGAGATCGCTCTTGGGATCGAGCGGATCGAACCGGTGGAGCACCGGCTGCAGCTGATTGATCCTGGAACTGGGGTGCTCATCATCGACGACGCGTTCAACTCGAACCCGGACGGAGCCGCCGCCGCGCTGGACGTCCTGGCGCAGTTCGAAGGCCGGCGCAAGTGGGTGGTGACCCCGGGGATGGTTGAACTGGGCGGGGAGAGCGAAGCAGTGCACCGGGAGTTCGGACGGCAGATGGCGGCGGTATGCGACCACGTGGTGCTGGTCGGGCGCCTGAATCAAGCCGCCATGTTGGCGGGCCTGCGAGAGGCCGGGTTCCCGGAGGAACGGATCATGTTGGCGGCGTCCCTGGCGGAGGCGCAGGCAAGCTATCTCACGCGCCTGGCGCCCGGTGACGTGGTGCTGTTTGAAAATGACCTGCCGGACCACTTGGAGCGCGGTTGAGCGCGGGGGCCGGTGGGATCGATGGACAGGAGGGCATCCAGATGGAGACGATCGCGGTGATCTTCGGCGGCCGCTCGGTGGAGCACGAGGTATCGGTGGTGACGGGCCTGCAGGTGATGGAGAACCTGGACAGGCAGCGGTTCACGCCGTTGCCCGTGTACATCGCGAAAGACGGGGTGTGGTACTCCCACCCGGAGTTCACCAAGGTGGAGTCGTTCCGCAAGGATCGGTTGGATTTCACCCTGCGTGCGGCCTACCGGGTGCACTGGGAACCGGTGCCGGGCAATGTGCTGCGGCTGGAGTCGCAGGAACCCGCGGAGCGCAAGGGATGGTTCGGGAAGGCGAAGACGCCGGACGTCCAGGAGGTGCGCGTGGACGCGGTCATCCCGGCGACGCACGGGACGTACGGGGAGGACGGCGCCCTGCAGGGCTTTCTCGAATTGACCGGAGTTCCGTACACCAGCGCGGGCGTGTTGGGCTCGGCGGTGGGCATGGACAAGATTGTGATGAAATCGGTGTTCCGGGGCTGTGGCATTCCGGTGGTCCCGTACGAGTGGTTTACGCGCGAGGCGTGGGAGCGCGATCCGGACGCCGTGGTGGCGCGACTCGAGGCCAATCTCTCCTATCCGATGTTTGTCAAGCCATGCAACCTGGGGTCGTCGGTGGGGATTTCGCGGGCGGAGAACGAGGCTGAGCTCCGGCAGGCCGTCGAGATCGCCCAACACTACGACACCCGTATCCTCGTCGAACAGGGCATCGAGCACCCAATTGAGGTCAACGTGTCGGTCATCGGCGACGAGACGGCGTCTCGGGTCTCCTTATGTGAACGACCGTTGTCGTGGGAGAAGTTTCTCACGTACGACGATAAGTACATCCGCGGCAACTTCAACAAGGGGGCCGGCGCCTCCCGCGAGATCCCGGCCCGGCTGCCGGACGGGGTCACGGAGCGGGTACAGGCGCTCGCGCAGCAGGCCTTTCACGCAGTGCAGGCGCGCGGCGTGGTCCGCGTCGACTTTCTCGTGACGGAAGACCACCAGGTGTTCGTCAACGAGATCAACACCATCCCGGGATCCTTCGCCTTCTATCTGTGGGAA includes the following:
- a CDS encoding D-alanine--D-alanine ligase family protein; translated protein: METIAVIFGGRSVEHEVSVVTGLQVMENLDRQRFTPLPVYIAKDGVWYSHPEFTKVESFRKDRLDFTLRAAYRVHWEPVPGNVLRLESQEPAERKGWFGKAKTPDVQEVRVDAVIPATHGTYGEDGALQGFLELTGVPYTSAGVLGSAVGMDKIVMKSVFRGCGIPVVPYEWFTREAWERDPDAVVARLEANLSYPMFVKPCNLGSSVGISRAENEAELRQAVEIAQHYDTRILVEQGIEHPIEVNVSVIGDETASRVSLCERPLSWEKFLTYDDKYIRGNFNKGAGASREIPARLPDGVTERVQALAQQAFHAVQARGVVRVDFLVTEDHQVFVNEINTIPGSFAFYLWEPAGMPYKQLLAELIDIAKREAERKRRNITSFDSDLLEKFQRGTKLGKA